One region of Halohasta litchfieldiae genomic DNA includes:
- a CDS encoding VOC family protein gives MDLDVVDLDHVAVRVSDLDAALDFYHDLLGMEVRDRQRYEQGEVPYVAVVAGGRHIHLVPTDEPIDVSSDHLCLLVRSETMETEAEIEALIDDLREAGVTVEDGEPYRRYGAYGRDWAVYVRDPDGRRVELKLH, from the coding sequence ATGGATCTCGATGTCGTCGACCTCGACCACGTCGCCGTTCGCGTCTCGGACCTCGATGCCGCCCTCGATTTCTATCACGACCTGCTGGGGATGGAGGTTCGGGACCGCCAGCGGTACGAGCAGGGCGAGGTCCCCTACGTCGCGGTCGTTGCAGGGGGTCGACACATTCACCTCGTGCCAACCGACGAGCCGATAGATGTCTCAAGCGACCATCTCTGTCTGTTGGTTCGCTCGGAAACGATGGAAACCGAAGCCGAAATCGAAGCCCTGATCGACGACCTCCGCGAGGCAGGCGTCACTGTCGAGGACGGCGAACCATACAGACGGTACGGGGCCTACGGCCGCGACTGGGCGGTCTACGTCCGTGATCCCGACGGTCGACGGGTTGAACTCAAACTCCACTGA
- a CDS encoding class I adenylate-forming enzyme family protein gives MNAAVVGDLLARDNRRSQPAVECPAVDRAMSYRDFITTAYKSGNVLRYLGLSADSTLAVDPSPRPEPLLAFLGAAQLGATATFDPEADARVRLVPVDDESAYESSEGRLAVFGGSPEATTTTHWEQEVWSENPAFPPTQVDPESTVLLAGDEAYSHQRLLAMAEQVVDELELTTESRLAIRTPLSRPETIGGGLVAALLAGATAVLVDDPTTAVDADAALIGTEQSAPEQRRLSLSTLSN, from the coding sequence ATGAATGCGGCAGTAGTCGGCGACCTGTTGGCTCGTGATAACCGGCGGAGCCAGCCCGCCGTCGAGTGTCCGGCCGTCGACCGAGCGATGAGCTATCGGGATTTCATTACGACTGCCTATAAATCGGGCAACGTGCTTCGCTATTTGGGACTGAGTGCCGACTCGACGCTCGCGGTCGACCCCTCGCCTCGTCCTGAACCACTGCTTGCCTTTTTAGGGGCAGCCCAACTCGGTGCGACAGCGACGTTCGATCCTGAGGCCGACGCTCGCGTGCGTCTGGTGCCAGTCGACGACGAGTCCGCCTACGAGTCCAGCGAGGGTCGACTCGCGGTGTTCGGTGGCTCGCCGGAGGCCACCACAACGACCCATTGGGAACAGGAGGTCTGGAGCGAGAACCCCGCGTTCCCGCCGACGCAGGTCGACCCCGAGTCGACGGTGCTCCTCGCTGGCGACGAGGCCTACAGCCACCAGCGACTGCTTGCGATGGCTGAGCAGGTTGTCGACGAACTCGAACTGACAACCGAATCACGGCTGGCGATCCGGACACCGCTATCACGGCCCGAAACGATTGGCGGCGGACTCGTCGCAGCGCTGCTTGCCGGAGCCACTGCCGTCTTGGTCGACGATCCGACGACTGCTGTCGACGCTGATGCGGCGCTCATCGGTACTGAACAGTCAGCACCGGAGCAAAGACGGCTCTCGCTGTCGACGCTCTCGAACTGA
- the dnaJ gene encoding molecular chaperone DnaJ codes for MSEDFYEALGVSRDASEDEIKKAYRKKAAEHHPDVSDEPNAEEKFKKIEKAKEVLSDEEKRQAYDQMGHDRFEQAEKRGGFDEGRGGGAGGMGGMGGMGGGAGGMGGVEDIFEQFFGGAGGSRGGQRGNQPRQGRNLRTAMEITLEEAYNGAEKEFTVTRPENCSDCDGKGHPDDAEVSTCRECDGTGQVTRVQQTPFGRVQQRSTCRRCGGEGETADKQCSTCGGDGIDENEVTLTVEVPEGIRSGQTLRMNGEGAPGENRGPNGDLLIDIEIKDHATFERDGDDLHYNHAISFPQAVFGDKVEIPTLDGTKKMDIPGGTQSGEQFRLRGEGMPRLRGRRSGHLYVTVQVVTPDSLNKDQREALEAFAEAGGEEVDVSEGFFEKIKNSF; via the coding sequence ATGAGCGAGGACTTCTACGAGGCACTCGGCGTGTCACGCGATGCGTCCGAAGACGAGATCAAGAAGGCCTACCGGAAAAAGGCGGCCGAACACCACCCCGACGTGAGCGACGAACCGAACGCCGAGGAGAAGTTCAAGAAGATCGAGAAGGCCAAAGAGGTCCTCTCCGACGAGGAAAAACGGCAGGCCTACGACCAGATGGGCCACGACCGCTTCGAGCAGGCCGAGAAACGCGGCGGCTTCGATGAGGGCCGCGGTGGCGGCGCAGGTGGCATGGGAGGAATGGGCGGTATGGGCGGCGGCGCAGGCGGGATGGGCGGCGTCGAAGACATCTTCGAGCAGTTCTTCGGCGGCGCTGGCGGTAGCCGCGGCGGCCAACGCGGAAACCAGCCCCGACAGGGTCGCAACCTCCGGACCGCGATGGAGATCACCCTCGAAGAGGCCTACAACGGGGCCGAAAAGGAGTTCACCGTCACGCGGCCCGAGAACTGTTCGGACTGCGACGGCAAGGGCCACCCCGACGACGCCGAGGTGTCGACCTGCCGCGAGTGTGACGGGACCGGACAGGTCACCCGCGTCCAGCAGACGCCGTTCGGCCGCGTCCAGCAGCGGTCGACCTGTCGACGCTGTGGCGGCGAGGGCGAGACCGCAGACAAACAGTGTTCGACCTGTGGCGGCGACGGGATCGACGAAAACGAGGTCACCCTCACCGTCGAAGTGCCCGAGGGAATCCGTTCGGGCCAGACGCTCCGAATGAACGGCGAGGGCGCACCCGGCGAGAACCGCGGGCCGAACGGCGACCTGCTGATCGATATCGAGATCAAAGACCACGCGACCTTCGAGCGAGACGGTGACGATCTCCACTACAACCACGCGATTTCGTTCCCGCAGGCCGTCTTCGGCGACAAAGTTGAGATCCCAACCCTCGACGGCACGAAGAAGATGGATATTCCCGGCGGCACCCAGAGCGGCGAGCAGTTCCGCCTCCGCGGCGAGGGGATGCCACGGCTCCGCGGTCGACGCTCCGGTCATCTCTACGTGACCGTCCAAGTCGTCACGCCCGACTCGCTTAATAAAGACCAGCGCGAGGCGCTGGAAGCCTTCGCCGAAGCCGGTGGCGAGGAAGTCGACGTTTCCGAAGGCTTCTTCGAGAAAATCAAGAACTCGTTTTAA
- a CDS encoding SRPBCC family protein: MATYRRRTRVRAPLDEVWAFHSSTDGLEALTPDWMGLTVSSVRGPDGIADPDELVEGSEISMRSKPFGVFPESRWISKITDRREGEGYRMFRDSMLGGPFDLWIHTHEMYGDGHETVLIDTVEYELPSPLGGRVDPAAIVGFEPMFRYRHRKTKEILEDDTSTAESKTRTPDA; this comes from the coding sequence ATGGCGACTTATAGACGCCGCACGAGGGTTCGGGCACCGCTCGATGAGGTCTGGGCCTTCCACTCGTCGACCGACGGGTTGGAGGCGCTCACCCCCGACTGGATGGGACTCACCGTCTCGTCGGTTCGCGGCCCTGATGGGATCGCCGATCCCGACGAACTCGTCGAAGGCAGCGAAATCTCGATGCGATCCAAACCGTTCGGGGTGTTCCCCGAGAGTCGATGGATCTCCAAGATTACCGACCGCCGCGAGGGAGAGGGATACCGGATGTTCCGCGACAGCATGCTCGGCGGCCCGTTCGACCTCTGGATTCACACCCACGAGATGTACGGCGACGGCCACGAGACCGTGCTGATCGACACCGTCGAGTACGAACTCCCCAGTCCCCTCGGCGGCCGGGTCGACCCCGCTGCTATCGTCGGCTTCGAGCCGATGTTCCGCTACCGACACCGAAAGACCAAGGAGATACTGGAAGACGACACGTCGACTGCGGAATCCAAAACACGGACGCCCGACGCCTGA
- a CDS encoding glycoside hydrolase family 15 protein, with translation MRLRTALNEYKRNGGRRFPEECRTTDGAFSAHGDRLVYVDPEGSLRDYSSALSGLYGIDRSRLGIETADGTQWFDEFSTVRQHYYRETNVVETEYDARGFTVHQYDLTLGRAHLTHVELRGAIPPEAELTAFLTFAPEGRETQVGRLIHEDVGPDDTKTVEVFHRAEHDYVTASNGITDVRGQIPERFEEVISEEALDFPRDAVIDRYEDTHLSGDVVVNAPLKRSGRAARTTLVTQLSDHDSLGRESALDDIRRCAEAHQTADDIRAAGRERATVSVPDSAPNGTVVRSDLRALSLLTAPTGAHIAAPEFDPFYSHSGGYGYTWFRDEAETGRQLLEADSLLDLDLQRDIEATAQFFCDTQRTDGSWSHRAWAIDGSLAPGWAHSRVEGAGNDEYQADQTASAVAFLATLLTEREETLSEELRSSVRETIHDGLAVLDETLEDDGLPSACQNLWENMDGRFTHTAATYLLAYATVANAPVDHHTAEHAHEQAATVVDSLDLLWSENREIYGLRLNKSGKIDNRIDSGTFAIVDALVAYNRVTELDEATVDRLTNHIRHVFDGLYRDPDDTDVAGLARFEGDTWRSEGQAGEKIWSVATAWGANAAADLGVLLEEYDREDDAEEYFDIAETLYTLLLPDGPLTTDAGYLTEQVFDDGTLDGASPLGWSHALRLRATAALREQNALPVSTPAPSGPESRPRWTTGEKYGVGTVADHGSDEASKVWYTLTEGALTEVRFPRVDLMNLRTVDFLVTDTGEKSTYTARTHNETRVDDDTETIERRVEPTDDDALLFRHVVTERGDGRGHKWELSVEYSIDPNHDAILASVDFEADDDNEYEVYAIADVALTNTGNRDRGYRLGETGNYHLAARDAEAYDTGSEPILTDENGDVYSVAAAMTTSSRFDWATVGSAGSDHLSELFSSGKRPVPNDRLDDDNIVLVGRIGTGNVDETVAIGFGENADTAAALGEAEGALARGYENVRSAYADTWESFLADKPFPESVSGSDEMLAQYKSCLMALRAVEDKTYMGAGIASPSVPWGEAVTADEPKGYGYNFVWSRDLYQVFTVFEAVGDLKTATDALQYIFEYQQDDEGFIPQNTYVNGLTRWGGKQIDNISFPLIMAYQLGENSVDFADVEYDYINVKRSADYVARNGPATAQERWEEEAGYSPSSIAAEIAGLVCAADLAIDQDQPGDALPWLALADEWTERVEEWTATETGTELHTHTPYYTRVTRDGNPEAGHLRTLANAGPTLDEREIIDGGFLELTRLGIKPYDDEIINNSLTEVDETIRVDTPQGPAFYRYNGDGYGERSEEAEGAPWSVATKGKGRLWPIFTGERAEYELLAGTDEGPLEPQSMLETMAGFANSGRMIAEQVWDRHIENDYNWNIGEGTGAATPLAWSMAQFIRLAHGIDAGEPIEMPSAVSERYLSGQQGESPTLRVETRIVDDKLQVTGETDAELVAVKVTADTVIADVEDGEFELTIPISHGEVPVTVAAASDTDLRTAGTAVERFTI, from the coding sequence ATGCGACTTCGAACAGCGTTGAACGAGTACAAACGCAACGGTGGTCGACGCTTTCCCGAGGAGTGTCGGACCACCGATGGCGCGTTTTCGGCTCACGGAGATCGGCTCGTGTACGTCGATCCCGAAGGCAGTCTCCGCGACTATTCGTCTGCGCTCTCTGGACTCTACGGCATCGATAGATCACGACTGGGCATCGAAACCGCCGACGGCACCCAGTGGTTCGATGAGTTTTCGACGGTCAGACAGCACTACTACCGGGAGACCAATGTGGTCGAAACCGAGTACGACGCGCGTGGATTCACGGTCCACCAGTACGACCTCACGCTGGGCCGGGCACATCTCACCCACGTCGAACTCCGCGGGGCGATCCCGCCGGAGGCCGAACTGACGGCGTTTCTGACGTTCGCCCCCGAGGGCCGGGAGACACAGGTCGGTCGACTCATCCACGAGGATGTCGGCCCCGACGATACCAAGACCGTCGAAGTGTTCCACCGCGCCGAACACGATTACGTCACCGCATCGAACGGTATTACTGATGTCCGAGGACAGATCCCCGAGCGGTTCGAGGAAGTCATCTCGGAGGAAGCCCTCGACTTCCCGCGGGATGCGGTTATCGACCGCTACGAAGACACCCACCTCAGCGGTGATGTCGTCGTCAACGCGCCGCTCAAACGCAGTGGACGAGCCGCCCGAACGACGCTCGTCACCCAGCTGTCGGACCACGACAGTCTCGGTCGGGAGTCCGCACTCGACGACATCCGCCGCTGTGCGGAGGCCCACCAGACTGCCGACGACATCCGCGCCGCGGGCCGCGAGCGCGCGACCGTCTCGGTACCGGATTCAGCACCGAACGGCACGGTCGTTCGGTCGGACCTGCGGGCACTGTCGCTTTTGACCGCGCCGACTGGCGCTCACATCGCCGCCCCGGAGTTCGACCCGTTCTACAGTCACTCCGGCGGCTACGGCTACACCTGGTTCCGCGACGAGGCCGAAACCGGTCGACAGCTCCTTGAGGCCGACAGTCTGCTGGATCTGGACCTCCAGCGGGATATCGAGGCCACCGCGCAGTTCTTCTGTGACACCCAACGCACCGACGGCTCGTGGTCACACCGCGCGTGGGCCATCGACGGCTCGCTTGCCCCCGGCTGGGCACACAGTCGCGTCGAGGGGGCGGGCAACGACGAGTATCAGGCCGACCAGACCGCCAGCGCGGTTGCCTTCCTTGCGACCCTTTTGACCGAGCGCGAGGAGACTCTCTCCGAAGAGCTGCGGAGTTCGGTTCGTGAGACGATTCACGACGGCCTTGCGGTCCTCGACGAAACGCTCGAAGACGACGGGCTTCCAAGCGCCTGCCAGAACCTCTGGGAGAATATGGACGGTCGCTTTACCCACACCGCGGCGACCTATCTGTTGGCCTACGCGACGGTGGCCAACGCGCCAGTCGACCACCACACTGCCGAGCACGCCCACGAGCAGGCCGCCACAGTCGTCGACAGTCTCGATCTGCTGTGGAGCGAGAACCGCGAAATCTATGGGCTCCGGCTCAACAAAAGCGGGAAGATTGACAACCGTATCGACTCGGGGACGTTCGCCATCGTCGACGCACTCGTCGCCTACAATCGAGTTACAGAACTGGATGAGGCGACCGTCGACCGGCTGACCAATCACATTCGACACGTCTTCGATGGGCTCTACCGTGACCCAGATGACACCGATGTCGCGGGACTGGCCCGCTTCGAGGGCGACACGTGGCGCTCTGAGGGCCAAGCCGGCGAGAAGATCTGGAGCGTTGCGACCGCATGGGGGGCAAACGCGGCCGCGGACCTCGGCGTTCTCTTGGAGGAGTACGACCGCGAGGACGATGCCGAGGAGTATTTCGACATTGCCGAAACCCTCTACACGCTCCTGTTGCCTGATGGGCCGCTGACGACCGATGCGGGCTATCTCACCGAGCAGGTGTTCGACGACGGCACGCTCGACGGGGCCTCGCCGCTGGGCTGGTCCCACGCGCTGCGACTCCGGGCGACTGCCGCCCTCAGAGAGCAAAATGCACTCCCTGTGTCGACGCCTGCACCATCGGGTCCCGAAAGTCGACCGCGCTGGACCACCGGCGAAAAGTACGGCGTCGGCACGGTTGCGGACCACGGTTCCGACGAGGCCTCGAAGGTCTGGTACACGCTGACCGAGGGTGCGCTGACCGAGGTGCGGTTCCCACGCGTCGACCTTATGAACCTCCGAACGGTCGACTTCCTCGTCACCGACACCGGAGAGAAGTCGACCTACACCGCCCGAACGCACAACGAAACGCGGGTCGACGACGATACCGAGACCATCGAGCGGCGCGTCGAGCCGACCGACGACGACGCGCTGCTGTTCCGTCACGTCGTCACCGAGCGGGGTGACGGTCGGGGTCACAAGTGGGAGCTGTCGGTGGAGTACTCCATCGATCCAAACCACGACGCCATTCTGGCGAGCGTCGACTTCGAAGCCGACGACGACAACGAGTACGAGGTGTACGCGATTGCTGACGTCGCACTCACAAACACCGGCAACCGGGACCGTGGCTATCGGCTCGGCGAGACCGGCAACTACCATCTGGCCGCCCGCGATGCCGAGGCCTACGACACCGGCTCCGAGCCGATTTTGACCGACGAGAACGGCGATGTCTACAGCGTTGCGGCAGCGATGACGACATCCAGCCGCTTCGATTGGGCAACCGTCGGCTCCGCGGGCTCCGATCACCTCTCAGAGCTATTTTCATCCGGCAAGCGACCGGTGCCAAACGACCGACTCGACGACGACAACATCGTGCTCGTCGGTCGGATCGGGACTGGAAACGTCGACGAGACGGTCGCTATCGGCTTCGGCGAGAACGCCGACACCGCCGCCGCTCTCGGTGAGGCCGAGGGTGCGCTGGCTCGCGGCTACGAAAACGTTCGGTCGGCCTACGCAGACACGTGGGAGTCATTCCTCGCGGACAAACCGTTCCCCGAATCAGTGAGTGGGAGCGACGAGATGTTGGCCCAGTACAAGAGCTGTCTGATGGCCCTGCGTGCCGTCGAGGACAAGACGTACATGGGCGCGGGCATCGCCAGTCCCTCGGTGCCATGGGGCGAAGCTGTGACCGCTGACGAACCGAAAGGCTACGGCTACAACTTCGTCTGGTCGCGGGATCTGTATCAGGTCTTTACGGTCTTCGAGGCCGTCGGCGACCTCAAGACGGCGACCGACGCCCTGCAGTACATCTTCGAGTACCAGCAGGACGACGAGGGGTTCATCCCACAGAACACCTACGTCAACGGGCTGACCCGGTGGGGTGGCAAGCAGATCGACAACATCTCGTTCCCACTGATTATGGCCTATCAGCTGGGCGAAAACAGCGTCGACTTCGCCGACGTCGAGTACGACTACATCAACGTCAAACGGTCGGCCGACTACGTCGCCCGCAACGGGCCGGCAACCGCCCAAGAGCGATGGGAGGAGGAGGCCGGCTACTCGCCGTCTTCGATTGCCGCGGAAATCGCCGGGCTCGTCTGTGCGGCGGATCTCGCCATCGATCAGGACCAGCCGGGCGACGCCCTGCCGTGGCTTGCGCTGGCGGATGAGTGGACCGAGCGCGTCGAGGAGTGGACGGCGACCGAGACCGGCACCGAACTCCACACCCACACGCCGTACTACACGCGCGTGACGCGAGACGGGAATCCCGAGGCGGGCCATCTCCGGACGCTCGCCAACGCGGGGCCGACCCTCGACGAGCGGGAGATCATCGACGGCGGCTTCCTCGAACTCACGCGGTTGGGGATCAAGCCGTACGACGACGAGATCATCAACAACTCCCTCACGGAGGTCGACGAGACGATCCGCGTCGACACGCCACAGGGACCAGCCTTCTACCGCTACAACGGCGATGGCTACGGCGAGCGTAGCGAGGAGGCCGAGGGTGCGCCGTGGTCGGTTGCTACGAAAGGCAAGGGTCGACTGTGGCCCATCTTCACCGGCGAGCGCGCGGAGTACGAACTGCTCGCAGGGACCGACGAGGGACCACTCGAACCGCAGTCGATGCTGGAGACGATGGCCGGCTTCGCCAACAGCGGCCGGATGATCGCCGAGCAGGTGTGGGACCGCCACATCGAAAACGACTACAACTGGAACATCGGCGAAGGGACCGGCGCTGCAACCCCACTGGCCTGGAGTATGGCCCAGTTCATCCGGCTGGCTCACGGTATCGACGCCGGGGAGCCAATCGAGATGCCGTCGGCGGTCAGCGAGCGGTATCTCTCCGGCCAGCAGGGCGAGTCGCCCACGCTTCGCGTCGAGACGCGGATCGTCGACGACAAACTGCAAGTCACCGGCGAGACCGACGCGGAACTCGTCGCCGTGAAGGTGACAGCCGACACCGTCATCGCCGACGTCGAAGACGGCGAGTTCGAACTCACGATCCCGATCAGTCACGGTGAGGTGCCGGTGACGGTGGCCGCCGCCAGCGACACCGATCTGCGGACGGCTGGCACTGCGGTCGAACGGTTCACAATCTAG
- a CDS encoding ATP-binding response regulator, protein MTRREGGSHLLYVDPDAVYRRKVTSAFEPEWAVTTVESAEAATAAMDGSFDCLVAADTLSETDWLDFFATVDEAMPFVLFASDEGVDLLRGAFRAGVTDVIYKQQSPETTVESGTSDAEDGADITDGLVGLRNCLDALETSSADLNGITLDVSRSLMGAAADEVDMKTEWALKSLAEEIDANQCLIYEVDDGETLELTHGWSDEELVETEPHRRLFGIGTEEVPAEQFPGFRSQLQKFEPACVDVTAVDSELSASGSDATAATANSEGGTTTVASAEITDDLTADAETGTLLALPVVIEWQLSGAIVITVDYPQEWTEEARQRLQAVGELVGHMERRRRQRQELKRQNEQLEQFASVISHDLQNPLNVISGYLELAMETGNLDRLDPAVDAAGRMEEMLNDLLTLAREGRAVGDTEEVDLKPIVEEAWENVETHDATVELDGFDEFDPVMADDSRLQEAFENLFKNAIVHAGEDVDMRVEANGGTIHVADDGPGIPEDKQSVVFEYGHTGGDGTGLGLAIVRSIIEGHDWEISAGESNEGGARFDIDLGR, encoded by the coding sequence ATGACTCGACGAGAGGGGGGGTCTCATCTACTTTATGTCGACCCGGATGCGGTCTACCGGCGGAAGGTGACGTCGGCGTTCGAGCCGGAGTGGGCGGTGACGACGGTGGAGTCGGCCGAAGCGGCGACGGCGGCGATGGACGGCTCGTTCGACTGTCTCGTTGCGGCCGACACGTTGTCGGAGACCGACTGGCTCGACTTTTTTGCGACCGTCGACGAGGCCATGCCGTTCGTGCTGTTTGCGAGCGATGAGGGCGTCGACCTCCTGCGGGGGGCGTTTCGAGCAGGTGTCACTGACGTTATTTATAAACAGCAGTCGCCGGAGACAACCGTCGAATCAGGGACCAGCGATGCCGAGGACGGAGCCGACATCACTGACGGGCTCGTCGGGCTTCGGAACTGTCTCGACGCCTTGGAGACCAGTTCGGCCGATCTCAACGGGATCACACTCGACGTCTCGCGGTCGCTGATGGGGGCGGCGGCCGACGAGGTCGACATGAAAACCGAGTGGGCACTCAAGTCGCTGGCCGAGGAAATCGATGCCAACCAGTGTCTGATCTACGAGGTCGACGACGGGGAGACGCTCGAACTCACACACGGCTGGAGCGACGAGGAGCTCGTCGAGACTGAACCCCATCGCAGGCTGTTCGGTATCGGGACCGAGGAAGTGCCCGCCGAGCAGTTCCCGGGGTTTCGCTCACAGCTTCAGAAGTTCGAGCCAGCCTGTGTCGACGTCACAGCAGTCGACAGCGAGCTGTCGGCCAGTGGGTCCGACGCGACAGCAGCAACAGCGAACAGTGAGGGCGGGACAACTACTGTTGCATCGGCCGAGATCACTGATGATCTGACTGCCGACGCCGAGACCGGGACCCTGCTCGCGTTGCCGGTCGTCATCGAATGGCAGCTCTCGGGGGCGATTGTCATCACCGTCGACTACCCTCAGGAGTGGACCGAAGAGGCCCGCCAGCGGCTGCAGGCGGTCGGCGAACTCGTCGGCCACATGGAGCGTCGACGCCGCCAGCGACAGGAACTCAAACGGCAGAACGAACAGCTCGAACAGTTCGCCTCGGTGATTAGCCACGACCTCCAGAACCCGCTCAACGTCATCTCGGGGTATCTGGAACTCGCCATGGAGACCGGCAACCTCGACCGACTCGACCCCGCGGTCGACGCCGCCGGCCGAATGGAGGAAATGCTGAACGATCTGTTGACGCTCGCCCGCGAGGGCCGAGCGGTCGGCGACACCGAGGAAGTCGATCTGAAACCCATCGTCGAGGAGGCATGGGAGAACGTCGAAACCCACGACGCCACCGTCGAACTCGATGGCTTCGATGAGTTCGACCCCGTGATGGCCGACGACTCGCGGCTTCAGGAAGCCTTCGAGAACCTCTTTAAAAACGCCATCGTCCACGCTGGCGAGGACGTCGACATGCGCGTCGAGGCAAACGGTGGAACAATCCACGTCGCCGACGACGGGCCGGGTATCCCTGAGGACAAACAGTCGGTCGTTTTCGAGTACGGCCACACAGGGGGCGACGGTACCGGACTTGGTCTCGCTATCGTTCGGTCGATCATCGAGGGCCACGACTGGGAGATCAGCGCCGGCGAAAGCAACGAGGGCGGCGCACGGTTCGACATCGACCTCGGCCGCTAA
- the malA gene encoding alpha-amylase MalA yields MDHPGPPQFIAVGDSLQLAPRDPDPEAEYEWTISEAPLASEASVGDEAVEQFVPDVPGRYTATLRTPSDRFDLTIRVFPSDRRPTGEGSGAGRSGMSGYSGMSGQSGSARPFESGGVSGSGSGSAALGQSSGDGEGRPRIRLDGEIVGDEAVITATVKTHPDSERDASELDVEFLLDDRDGVTESDVTIGDRELRIPLDAIGDEARVHAVAVGDSYSVADAVSVDRLGDEQIATDGGVAAADGGVAATGNFAVHRLNEPPQWGKEVTLYEIYVRGFAADDDEAETTFEALEKRLDYLEELGVDCLWLTPVLQHDGAPHGYNITDFLSIADDLGDREDYEAFVDAAHDRGMSILFDLVMNHSARDHPYFQDAYQNPASEYYDWYEWQDSGEPGTYFDWEFIANFDFTNLEVRQHLLQAVDTWAEVADGFRCDMAWAVPESFWKEMRERLKSKDPEFLLLDETIPYIADFHEGMFDIHFDTTLYFTLRQVGNGHQPAEAILDAVEGRKRSGFPDHAAFMLYLENHDETRYLVECGDEATKAAAGALFTLPGIPMLYGGQELGQRGKRDHLAWDHARDEIRSHYDNLIKLKENHPSLGQNGELLQINYEADDQDSVVAFGRKSDDGEYVVLLNFGEETTTVGIDKTVDATDLVSGDSVAAEDGLTVDDVVVVEVDE; encoded by the coding sequence ATGGACCATCCAGGACCTCCGCAGTTCATTGCAGTCGGCGATAGCCTACAGCTCGCCCCTCGGGATCCTGACCCTGAGGCCGAGTACGAATGGACGATCAGCGAAGCCCCGCTTGCCAGCGAGGCCAGCGTTGGCGACGAGGCCGTCGAGCAGTTCGTTCCCGACGTGCCCGGTCGCTACACCGCAACGCTCCGCACCCCCTCTGATCGGTTCGATCTGACGATCCGCGTCTTCCCGAGCGACCGTCGACCGACCGGCGAAGGCTCCGGCGCAGGCCGAAGCGGGATGAGCGGCTACAGCGGGATGAGTGGCCAGAGCGGCTCGGCGCGACCGTTCGAGAGCGGTGGCGTCAGCGGCTCAGGCTCCGGCTCGGCCGCACTCGGCCAGTCCAGCGGCGACGGCGAGGGTCGACCACGGATCCGACTCGACGGCGAGATCGTCGGCGACGAGGCAGTCATCACCGCGACAGTCAAAACACACCCCGACTCCGAGCGGGACGCCAGCGAACTCGACGTGGAGTTCCTGCTGGACGACCGCGACGGCGTTACTGAAAGCGATGTCACCATCGGCGACCGCGAACTTCGCATCCCGCTCGATGCCATCGGCGACGAGGCACGCGTTCACGCGGTCGCTGTCGGCGACAGCTACAGTGTGGCCGACGCCGTCAGCGTCGACCGACTGGGCGACGAACAGATCGCCACCGACGGCGGTGTGGCCGCAGCCGACGGCGGCGTGGCCGCGACCGGCAACTTCGCCGTCCACCGGCTCAACGAGCCGCCGCAGTGGGGCAAAGAGGTCACGCTCTATGAGATCTACGTTCGCGGCTTTGCGGCCGACGACGACGAGGCCGAAACGACCTTCGAGGCGCTCGAAAAACGCCTCGACTACCTCGAAGAACTCGGCGTCGACTGCCTCTGGCTCACGCCCGTGCTCCAACACGACGGCGCGCCCCACGGCTACAACATCACCGACTTCCTGTCGATTGCCGACGACCTCGGCGACCGCGAGGATTACGAGGCGTTCGTGGATGCGGCCCACGACCGCGGCATGTCGATCCTCTTCGACCTCGTGATGAACCACTCTGCACGCGACCATCCATACTTCCAAGACGCCTACCAGAATCCGGCCTCGGAGTACTACGACTGGTACGAATGGCAGGACAGCGGCGAGCCAGGCACCTACTTCGACTGGGAGTTCATCGCCAACTTCGACTTCACGAACCTCGAAGTTCGCCAGCACCTCCTTCAGGCGGTCGACACGTGGGCCGAGGTCGCTGACGGCTTCCGGTGTGACATGGCGTGGGCCGTCCCCGAATCCTTCTGGAAAGAGATGCGGGAGCGACTCAAGTCCAAAGATCCGGAGTTCCTGCTGCTCGACGAGACGATTCCGTACATCGCGGACTTCCACGAGGGGATGTTCGACATCCACTTCGATACGACGCTCTACTTCACCCTTCGCCAAGTGGGCAACGGCCACCAGCCAGCCGAGGCGATTCTCGACGCCGTCGAGGGCCGGAAACGCTCGGGCTTCCCGGACCACGCCGCCTTCATGCTCTACCTCGAAAACCACGACGAAACGCGCTACCTCGTCGAGTGTGGCGACGAAGCCACCAAGGCCGCCGCCGGCGCGCTGTTCACGCTGCCGGGGATTCCGATGCTGTACGGCGGCCAAGAACTCGGCCAGCGCGGCAAACGTGACCATCTCGCATGGGATCACGCCCGCGACGAGATCCGCTCGCATTACGACAACCTCATCAAACTCAAGGAGAACCACCCCTCGCTCGGTCAGAACGGCGAGCTCCTGCAGATCAACTACGAGGCCGACGATCAGGATTCGGTCGTCGCCTTCGGTCGGAAAAGCGACGACGGCGAGTACGTCGTCCTGCTGAACTTCGGCGAGGAGACCACGACGGTTGGCATCGACAAAACCGTCGACGCAACCGATCTCGTCTCCGGCGACTCGGTTGCGGCCGAAGACGGCCTCACCGTCGACGACGTCGTCGTTGTCGAAGTCGACGAGTAA